In a genomic window of Rhopalosiphum maidis isolate BTI-1 chromosome 4, ASM367621v3, whole genome shotgun sequence:
- the LOC113556337 gene encoding phosphoglycerate mutase 2-like encodes MFSLFTKPFFKTIKQSSTWYTTFRSISQKNNCETSKKSKSYKIVMVRHGESDWNKKNLFCGWYDASLSCKGVEEAISAGKTLKQRCYQFDVAYTSVLKRAQDTLSVILNQLCQTNIPVHTTWRLNERHYGGLTGLNKSETAEKYGEDQVKIWRRSFDVPPPPMEITHPHYDHIKKNPCYAECPIKCEFPTHESLKMTVLRTLPYWDCVIVPQIKKNKRIIIAAHGNSLRGIIKYLDNITDQGIMGLNLPTGIPFEYTLDENLKPLVSMKFLGDDETVKKAMDAVASQGKAK; translated from the exons atgtttagcttatttacaaaaccttttttcaaaacaattaaacaatcAAGTACATGGTATACAACCTTTAGGAGCatttctcaaaaaaataattgtgagaCTTCTAAA aagtcTAAAAGTTACAAAATTGTAATGGTAAGACATGGAGAGAGTgattggaataaaaaaaatttattctgTGGTTGGTATGACGCCAGTCTGAGTTGTAAAG GTGTAGAAGAAGCTATTTCGGCCGGGAAAACGCTAAAACAACGTTGTTATCAGTTTGATGTTGCCTATACTTCTGTCTTAAAAAGAGCACAAGATACTCTGAGTGTCATTCTAAACCAATTATGTCAGACAAACATTCCGGTACACACGACATGGCGACTGAACGAGCGGCATTATGGAGGTCTGACCGGCCTCAACAAGTCCGAAACTGCAGAAAAGTACGGCGAAGATCAG GTTAAAATTTGGAGGCGCAGCTTCGATGTCCCGCCCCCGCCAATGGAGATTACTCACCCTCACTACgatcacataaaaaaaaacccatgtTATGCAGAATGTCCAATCAAGTGTGAATTCCCAACACATGAATCTCTAAAAATGACTGTACTCAGAACACTGCCGTACTGGGATTGCGTCATCGTCCctcaaatcaaaaaaaataaaagaattataatagCAGCTCATGGAAATAGTCTTAGAggcataattaaatatttagata ATATCACAGACCAAGGAATTATGGGGTTGAACTTACCAACAGGCATACCCTTTGAATATACGCTAGATGAGAATTTAAAACCCCTGGTTTCCATGAAGTTTTTGGGTGACGACGAAACCGTAAAAAAGGCGATGGATGCCGTAGCTTCTCAAGGCAAAGCTAAATGA